A part of Apostichopus japonicus isolate 1M-3 chromosome 10, ASM3797524v1, whole genome shotgun sequence genomic DNA contains:
- the LOC139975392 gene encoding disks large homolog 1-like isoform X20 — translation MAQNPHRDEQWHYEEITLIRGGAGLGFSIAGGTDNPHIGEDPSIFITKLIPGGAAAVDGRLRVNDVIVKVNESQILGVSHEIAVDALKRAGNTVHMVVRRRPQLSGAGEVLKIELVKGSKGLGFSIAGGRGNQHIPGDNGIFVTKIIDGGAAEQEGNLEVGDKLMAVGDANLEEISHEEAVGILKATSSRVSLTVMKRVAFLMGATYPPPSPTQSAPPHSPPTSLPDVPRSPREASYQPSQQAPTHQEPPAPTSPGVTANGQRSPSESSTTAPQVFIKGDDDFPKHARTVVLSKGPTGLGFNIVGGEDNEGIFISFILAGGVADLSGELKRGDQILSVNGRDLSVATHEDAALALKGAGSTVTIVAQYKPEEYNRFEAKIQSLREEMIQSSASPTGSLRTTPKKTFYVRSLFEYDKTKDSGLPSQGLSFNFGDILHITNASDDEWWQARRVLPNGEDGEMGVIPSDKRIKRKEKARLKSVKFSGKGQDRGNSLNDKKKKHFFSRKFKKSRDSDQETSDNEHFTEVTSNASDSESSYKVEDSILSYELVVQQEIQYVRPIIILGPGKDRINDDLISEMPEQFGSCVPHTTRPRRPHEVYGRDYYFVESRESMEKDIQDHLFIEAGQYNDNLYGTSVAAVKEVAEKGKHCILDVSGNAIKRLQVAQLHPIAIFLRPISVESIMEMNKRMSEEQARKTFERAMKLEQDFAEYFTALVEGETMEEIHEQVKAIVEEHSGTTIWVPAKEKL, via the exons AGTAAATGATGTAATTGTGAAGGTTAACGAAAGCCAAATCCTTGGAGTGTCTCACGAGATAGCAGTGGACGCCTTGAAACGAGCAGGCAACACAGTGCACATG GTTGTCAGACGGCGCCCTCAGTTATCAGGTGCTGGTGAAGTCCTTAAGATAGAGTTAGTGAAGGGTTCCAAGGGCCTCGGTTTCAGCATCGCTGGAGGGAGGGGAAACCAACATATTCCCGGCGATAACGGCATATTCGTCACCAAAATAATCGACGGCGGTGCTGCAGAACAAGAGGGCAACCTTGAAGTCGGTGACAAACTCATGGCT GTCGGAGATGCAAATTTAGAAGAAATATCTCACGAAGAAGCAGTCGGTATCCTGAAGGCGACCAGTAGCAGAGTATCCCTGACAGTCATGAAGAGAGTGGCCTTCCTGATGGGTGCCACGTACCCACCACCATCACCCACACAGAGTGCTCCACCACACTCCCCGCCAACTTCACTTCCAGATGTGCCAAGGAGTCCCAGAGAAG cTTCATACCAGCCTTCACAGCAAGCTCCAACACATCAAGAGCCCCCAGCACCGACGTCTCCAGGGGTTACAGCgaatggtcaaaggtcacccagcgAGAGCAGTACCACAGCACCGCAAGTGTTTATCAAAGGCGACGATGATTTTCCAAA GCATGCAAGGACCGTGGTCCTTTCGAAAGGTCCGACCGGTCTGGGCTTTAATATTGTTGGCGGTGAAGACAATGAGGGCATCTTTATATCTTTCATTCTCGCCGGCGGGGTCGCGGATCTTAGCGGAGAGCTAAAGAGAGGCGACCAGATTCTATCT GTGAACGGTCGAGACCTCAGTGTTGCTACACACGAAGATGCTGCATTAGCCCTGAAGGGGGCGGGCTCGACCGTTACCATCGTAGCCCAGTACAAACCCGAAG AATATAACAGATTTGAAGCCAAAATCCAGTCACTTCGGGAAGAGATGATTCAAAGCTCTGCCAGCCCGACTGGAAGTCTAAGAACAACACCCAAAAAGACATTTTACGTCCG ATCTCTATTTGAGTATGATAAAACCAAAGACAGTGGTTTACCAAGTCAGGGACTGAGTTTTAACTTTGGCGACATCCTGCACATCACCAATGCAAGCGATGATGAATGGTGGCAAGCTAGAAGAGTCCTACCAAATGGTGAAGATGGAGAAATGGGGGTCATTCCAAGTGATAAGAG GataaaaaggaaagagaaagcCAGGCTCAAGAGTGTAAAATTCTCTGGGAAAGGTCAAGACAGA GGTAATTCATTAAAcgataaaaagaagaaacacTTCTTTTCAAGAAAGTTCAAGAAAAGCAGGGATAGTGACCAAGAAACTAGTGACAATGAAC ATTTCACAGAGGTCACATCAAACGCTAGTGACAGCGAAAGTAGCTACA AAGTTGAAGACAGTATTCTTTCTTATGAACTGGTAGTCCAACAAGAAA TCCAATATGTCCGACCAATCATCATCCTCGGTCCTGGCAAGGACAGGATTAACGATGATTTGATCTCGGAGATGCCAGAACAGTTTGGCAGCTGTGTGCCTC ACACCACCAGACCTCGTAGGCCTCATGAGGTATACGGGAGGGACTATTACTTTGTGGAGTCCAGGGAGAGCATGGAGAAGGATATACAAGATCATCTGTTTATCGAAGCCGGTCAATATAACGATAATCTCTACGGAACCAGTGTAGCTGCGGTCAAGGAGGTGGCCGAGAAG GGCAAGCATTGTATCTTGGACGTCAGCGGTAACGCTATCAAACGCCTCCAGGTGGCTCAGTTGCACCCCATAGCCATCTTCCTGAGACCAATCTCGGTGGAGAGCATCATGGAGATGAATAAACGGATGTCAGAGGAACAGGCCAGGAAGACTTTCGAGAGAGCCATGAAACTGGAGCAAGACTTTGCTGAATATTTCACAG CATTGGTGGAGGGAGAGACCATGGAAGAGATCCACGAGCAAGTGAAAGCAATCGTCGAGGAACACTCAGGAACAACCATCTGGGTACCTGCCAAAGAGAAACTGTAA